The window TTTTTTTTGTTCGGAAAGTGAAATTGCACTATATAAACCAACAACAAAAAAGCTTCGTAAAAACCCGACGAATACAAATAGCAAAAGAGAATTTGATGTATTCAACTGTGGTGCATATAAGACGGCTGTTGCGATATGTTCGAGTGTATTGGCGATGACCTCAAAAGACATGCCACATAATCCTAAAAGGAAAGGGCGCTTTTTAATATTCTCAAAAGGGATGACATGTATACATATTGCAAAAACAATATAAAAAAGTCCTGCTGGTACATACTCAATAAATGACACAAATGTAGTATGTTCATTTTGTAACATATTAAATACAGTACGCCATGTAATAACTGTAATCGCTGTGATGATTCCTGTTGATAGGATTGGTACTGGACGCACTAAAAGCGCAAAAAAGAAAATAATGCTACCGAGTCCAAATCGAAATGACGCATTGTCAAATGGCATAATTTTTACTTCACTACCAATTGCTGTGAGCAGCGCAATCAATAGCATAATCAAAATAGTCTTTATTGTTTTTGTGAGAGGTTGTGTTGTCTCCAAAAAAGAACCGCCTTTACTGAAAAGTGTTAAGTATTTTATTTTACAAGAAAAGAACATATATAAACATAAAAAAGCACTATATCTCAAAAGATATAGTGCTGTCATTTTAAGTTATAGGTAAAAAAATCCGATACATACAGTAACGGTTAAATTTAAAATGGAGGAGGTAGAGGGATTCGAACCCCCGCGCGGTGTTACCCGCCTGTCGGTTTTCAAGACCGATCCCTTCAGCCGAACTTGGGTATACCTCCAATAGGTAATGTCGTTTTTTCGACATTTATAAATTTAGCATGAGATATGAATTAAGTCAATAATAATTTCAAAAAAATTGTAGAGGCAACTTGTTGCATTTTTAGTATGCACTTAGTATACTAGGTAGTGCCGTGCTAGATGGGGAGGTAGCGGTGCCCTGTAACTTGCAATCCGCTCTAGCAAGATTGAATTCCTTTTCTGAGGCTGTCCGTATTGTTTGGTCTGCCTTTTGCACGTAGTGTTGACGGTTGGGTCCTGCGCAATAAGTACCCATGAACCATGTCAGGTCCGGAAGGAAGCAGCATTAAGTGGTATCACTTATGTGCCGCGGGGTCGCCTAACTTGAGCTGGCGACAGAAGTAACGCTTATGTGCGGCAGTCGAAGAAAGGTGCACGGCATTAATTTGCCAATTCAAACGCACTCATCATTAAAGATGAGTGCGTTTTTTAGTAGAAAATAATAAATGGGAATTTTTGTATTAATTAAATTAGACGTGTTTTTGAAATATATTTCAAATAAGAATATGCTATAATAAAAGTACCAAATTTTAATGAGAAAAGGAGAGGGGAAGGTTGACATATCAAGCGTTTTATCGTGTTTATCGACCACAATCATTCCGCGAAATGTCTGGTCAAACACATGTGAAAAGGACCCTTCAAAATGCTCTCCTCGGGAATAAAACAACACATGCTTATTTATTTTCAGGGCCTCGAGGTACTGGGAAGACAAGTACAGCTAAAATTTTTGCAAAAGCGTTAAATTGTGAAAATGCCCCTGCCAGTGAGCCATGTAATGAATGCGCTACATGTAAAAGTATTACAGAAGGATCGCATACAGATGTAATTGAGTTCGATGCAGCTTCGAATTCAAGAGTAGAGGAAATGCGGGATATTATTGAGAAGGTCCGTTTTGCTCCAGCAGATGCTCGTTTTAAAGTGTATATTATTGACGAAGTGCATATGCTGTCTACGAGTGCGTTTAATGCCTTATTAAAGACATTAGAAGAACCCCCTGAACATGCGGTATTTATTTTAGCGACGACAGAGCCACATAAACTACCTGCAACCATTATCTCTCGTTGTCAGCGTTTTGATTTTAAACGACTATCTTCCGTAGATATTGTCGAGCGAATGAAAATCGTCCTTGAAGATATCCAAATGAATTATGATGAGCAGGCACTTAAAATAATTGCACAAGCGGCAGCCGGTGGTATGCGTGATGCATTAAGTTTACTGGATCAAGTAGTCTCTTTTAGTAATGAATCTATCCAATTAGAAGATGTGTTACTTGTGACGGGGTCGGTTAGCCAAGATGCATTTTACGATATTGCTTGTTTACTCAAAGAAAAAGAAGTTGCTAGTGTGTTAGGTATTGTTGAAAATTTAATCGCGGATGGAAAAGAGCCGTTACGTTTAGCGGAAGATTTTATAACGTTTTTCCGAGATTTATTGTTATTGCAAATGGATGGAACGTTAGAAGAGCTGCTTGAATTTATTTCACACGAACAGAAATTTGTAGAGCTAGCCCAAAATTTTGATGCAGACACACTGTATGGGTTTATTAATATTTTGGCAAAAACACAACAGGAAATGCGCTTTTCACATCACACGAAAATTTATTTAGAGACAGCCCTTTTAAAAATGGCTCAACTTAAAGGGAATGCTCCTGTAACAACTGGAGTGGATTCTGCTTTAGCGGGTAAATTAACATCATTGGAAAATATTGTTGGACAGTTATCGCAACAATTACAAAACGGTGGGGTACCGGCGCAACAAGTAAAAACCCCTTCTCCACAGCGTGTACGACCGGCAGGTAATCAATATAATCCTCCGAATGGGCGCATTAAGGAAGTTTTAAAAACCGCTAGTAAGACGGATATTCAAAAGATTAAGGCTGCCTGGGCAATGTCATTATCGCAAATGCAAAGATCTCAAGCAGCACTTTTAGCTGATGCAGAGCCTGTTGCGGCAAATTCGGATGCTTTTGTGTTAAAATTCAAGTATGATATTCATTGTCAAATGGTAGCAGACAATAAAGGACTTGTTTCGTTGTTTACGCAAGGAATTGCTATGGAAACAGGCATTCAATATGAAGTGCTTTGTATTCCGGAGCAAGCATGGCTCAAGTTGCGAGAAAACTTTATAAAAGAAAATGGCTTGGACCAAAAGAAGCAAGAAGCCAATTCAAACGAGGTAACTGATCAACCGCATTTGCTTGAAGAACAACCTTTTATAGAAGATGCACTACTAGTGGAAGCGCAAGATCCATTAATAGTTGAGGCAGAACAACGATTTGGAAAAGACTTTGTTGATGTTGTCGAAGAATAATAATGAAGTATAAGGAGGAACTTATTTATGCGTGGTATGGGTAATATGCAAGGTATGATGAAGAAAATGCAAAAAATGCAAAAAGAAATGATGGAAGCGCAAGATGCTTTAAATGAACAACAATTTGAAGGTATTGCTGGTGGCGGTATGGTGAAAGTTGTTATGAACGGTCAGCGTCAATTATTAGAAGTTGCTTTAGATGAGTCAGTAGTAGATCCAGATGATATCGAAATGTTACAAGATTTAATCGTTGTGGCAACAAACGAAGCGCTTAAAAAAGTAGAAGACACAACATCATCAACAATGGGCAAATTCACTCAAGGAATGAACCTTCCTTTCTAATTGAATCGTTCGTTTTTGTAGAAGCACATCTCGGTCAATTCGAGATGTGCCTTTTTAAAGGGGGAAGAATGAATGCATTATCCAGAGCCAATATCAAAGTTAATTGATAGTTTTATGAAACTACCTGGAATTGGGCCGAAAACAGCAGCACGTCTAGCATTTCATGTTTTAACGATGAAGGAAGATACCGTTTTATCTTTTGCTAAGGCATTAGTTGATGCTAAACGAAACTTAATGTACTGCTCGCAATGTGGGCATATAACAGATATTGACCCGTGTCATATTTGTTCTGATAAGCAACGAGATGTATCGACGATTTGTGTTGTTCAAGATCCGAAAGATGTCATTGCAATGGAAAAGATGCGTGATTACCAAGGTTTGTATCATGTTTTACATGGAGCAATTTCTCCAATGGACGGTGTAGGACCTGAGGATATTAATGTTGCCTCGTTACTAACACGTTTACATGATGAAAGAGTGCAAGAATTAATATTAGCAACGAACCCTACAATAGAAGGTGAAGCGACAGCAATGTATATTTCTCGTCTCGTTAAACCGTCAGGCATTCGTACAACACGCATTGCACATGGTTTACCGGTAGGTGGCGATTTAGAATATGCAGATGAAGTAACTTTATCAAAAGCATTAGAAGGGCGTCGCGAGCTGTAAAAGTGAGGGGACAGTCATGCTATTTTCCCGTAAAGGAAAATTAAAGAAAGAGTTCGATGAAAAACTAGTTTCTTCTATTAAAGAAACAAAAGAAGATTTGCATAATGCAAAAGTGTTTGAAGAATTAATGGATGATTATAATCTAGATATTATAGCTGAACGTAAAAGAGCAGAAAGTATTCATTATTATTTATATAAAGAAGCACGTATTCGACGCGTTTTAATTAAATGATAAGACAGTATGTATGATTGATAATATTTTCAGTATAGAAATAAGAGGGGCAACAGCAGCATATGTTACCAATAAAGTTCTTTAAAGGATGGTGCAATGCGTTACATTATTGTAGCTTTAGGCTGTTTGTTGCTCTTGTTTTTATTTTTAGTAAGAAAAAATAAACGATTTGGTGCGCTGTTTGAATATTTTGCGATGTTTTGGTTTAAGCTAGCGCTAGTAATTGTTCTTTTATTTGTAGGGAACATGATATTAAGTCGATATGGTTTTCACGTACCAATAAATACCTTTTCAGTCGTAACAATTACCCTCTTAGGTATTCCAGGATTACTTTGTATGGGATTATTAATATTAATCATATAAATATACAGAAAGGGGTTGTATATTTAAAGTTATCGTGGTATATTAATTTAAGTCGCAAAGACGATAATAAATATCGAAAAACTTTTGTTGACAAGAAAGTAATGCAATGGTATTATATAAAAGTTGCTGTTGAGAGACAGCGGAAAACAACTTCAAAAAAGTTGTTGACAAGATATAAGATGTTGTGTTAAGATATAAAAGTTGTCACTTCGAAAGAGATGACGAAATGAACCTTGAAAACTGAACAAGCAAACGTTAATGATTTAAACGTTTAAGTGATGAACTTAAACAAAACATAGATATCAACTTTATGTTGATACGCTAGCAAAGCA is drawn from Solibacillus sp. R5-41 and contains these coding sequences:
- the dnaX gene encoding DNA polymerase III subunit gamma/tau, coding for MTYQAFYRVYRPQSFREMSGQTHVKRTLQNALLGNKTTHAYLFSGPRGTGKTSTAKIFAKALNCENAPASEPCNECATCKSITEGSHTDVIEFDAASNSRVEEMRDIIEKVRFAPADARFKVYIIDEVHMLSTSAFNALLKTLEEPPEHAVFILATTEPHKLPATIISRCQRFDFKRLSSVDIVERMKIVLEDIQMNYDEQALKIIAQAAAGGMRDALSLLDQVVSFSNESIQLEDVLLVTGSVSQDAFYDIACLLKEKEVASVLGIVENLIADGKEPLRLAEDFITFFRDLLLLQMDGTLEELLEFISHEQKFVELAQNFDADTLYGFINILAKTQQEMRFSHHTKIYLETALLKMAQLKGNAPVTTGVDSALAGKLTSLENIVGQLSQQLQNGGVPAQQVKTPSPQRVRPAGNQYNPPNGRIKEVLKTASKTDIQKIKAAWAMSLSQMQRSQAALLADAEPVAANSDAFVLKFKYDIHCQMVADNKGLVSLFTQGIAMETGIQYEVLCIPEQAWLKLRENFIKENGLDQKKQEANSNEVTDQPHLLEEQPFIEDALLVEAQDPLIVEAEQRFGKDFVDVVEE
- a CDS encoding YbaB/EbfC family nucleoid-associated protein — translated: MRGMGNMQGMMKKMQKMQKEMMEAQDALNEQQFEGIAGGGMVKVVMNGQRQLLEVALDESVVDPDDIEMLQDLIVVATNEALKKVEDTTSSTMGKFTQGMNLPF
- the recR gene encoding recombination mediator RecR, with protein sequence MHYPEPISKLIDSFMKLPGIGPKTAARLAFHVLTMKEDTVLSFAKALVDAKRNLMYCSQCGHITDIDPCHICSDKQRDVSTICVVQDPKDVIAMEKMRDYQGLYHVLHGAISPMDGVGPEDINVASLLTRLHDERVQELILATNPTIEGEATAMYISRLVKPSGIRTTRIAHGLPVGGDLEYADEVTLSKALEGRREL
- a CDS encoding YaaL family protein, with the translated sequence MLFSRKGKLKKEFDEKLVSSIKETKEDLHNAKVFEELMDDYNLDIIAERKRAESIHYYLYKEARIRRVLIK
- a CDS encoding pro-sigmaK processing inhibitor BofA family protein, whose translation is MRYIIVALGCLLLLFLFLVRKNKRFGALFEYFAMFWFKLALVIVLLFVGNMILSRYGFHVPINTFSVVTITLLGIPGLLCMGLLILII